Proteins encoded within one genomic window of Triticum aestivum cultivar Chinese Spring chromosome 2D, IWGSC CS RefSeq v2.1, whole genome shotgun sequence:
- the LOC123051798 gene encoding uncharacterized protein isoform X1: MAPAAQEQWYIMYAVPDVSEDVMKPQKFPNATFFFNKVPLPSRLFVESSVASPAGIVEYPYIAAADRSGHLLLCGYTSFGLTFYICDPFFRRTMGIFPHDGGFNCRHCVGLIRNHNRRLLMVADLTPCFFEEDVFFTLFCTVDLYSWVEKEPDCSKILDKQQWRGDGVLTHEGLLWWFDFSYCILACDPFDDKPVLYQIKFPHVQHELPFAPSTINGDIHRCLKVSEGSLRYVQIHGPRHEPVVSMWTLSSNNPSEAQWKPTHEVRLAGIWNHETYKRTPLHRDVIPTVALVNPMKAHEVYFFLDKHIFSVNLQNSSVVQYEKFEDLGMPDLSSRLVHAWQFPPELTEYHHVPGTDVLGATGVYFLNQYDSVEDFHEEVIAATDRWCPELHEMGLEELEDGDDDASEMSEDLEGDGDDSETSGDDSEISEDDVEEDGDED, translated from the exons ATGGCCCCGGCGGCGCAGGAGCAGTGGTACATCATGTACGCTGTTCCGGATGTGTCGGAAGATGTGATGAAGCCCCAGAAATTCCCCAACGCGACGTTCTTCTTCAACAAGGTTCCGCTACCTTCCCGCCTATTCGTCGAGAGTAGCGTCGCCAGCCCCGCCGGAATAGTCGAGTACCCCTACATCGCGGCTGCCGACCGCAGCGGCCACCTTCTGCTATGCGGTTACACCTCGTTCGGGCTCACCTTCTACATCTGCGATCCGTTTTTCCGCAGGACGATGGGCATCTTCCCCCACGACGGCGGCTTCAACTGCCGCCACTGCGTTGGCCTCATCCGCAATCACAACCGCAGGCTTCTCATGGTGGCCGATCTCACCCCGTGCTTTTTCGAAGAAGATGTCTTCTTCACGCTCTTCTGCACGGTCGACTTGTACTCGTGGGTCGAGAAGGAGCCCGACTGCTCGAAAATCTTGGATAAACAACAGTGGCGCGGTGATGGCGTTCTCACTCATGAAGGTTTGCTCTGGTGGTTCGACTTCTCCTACTGTATACTTGCCTGCGACCCCTTCGACGATAAACCGGTGCTTTACCAAATCAAGTTCCCGCATGTACAACACGAGCTGCCCTTTGCACCGTCCACAATCAACGGTGACATACACCGCTGCTTAAAGGTGAGCGAAGGCAGCCTGCGGTACGTGCAGATCCATGGCCCCAGACACGAACCGGTGGTCAGCATGTGGACGCTGTCCTCCAACAATCCGTCAGAGGCGCAATGGAAGCCGACGCACGAAGTGAGGTTGGCTGGGATCTGGAACCATGAGACCTACAAAAGGACGCCGCTGCACCGGGATGTGATCCCCACTGTGGCGCTTGTCAACCCGATGAAGGCACACGAGGTCTACTTCTTCCTGGACAAGCACATCTTCTCTGTCAACCTGCAGAACAGTAGTGTGGTGCAGTATGAGAAGTTTGAAGATTTGGGGATGCCGGACCTCTCCTCCCGCCTGGTCCATGCTTGGCagtttccaccggagctcaccgaATATCATCACGTGCCTG GAACTGATGTGTTGGGTGCCACGGGGGTTTATTTCCTGAATCAATATGACTCAGTGGAGGATTTCCATGAAGAAGTGATTGCTGCCACAGACAG GTGGTGTCCCGAATTGCATGAGATGG GTCTGGAGGAACTTGAAGATGGAGATGATGATGCCTCTGAGATGAGTGAGGATCTTGAAGGGGATGGAGATGACTCTGAGACGAGTGGGGATGACTCCGAGATCAGTGAGGACGATGTCGAAGAGGACGGAGATGAAGACTGA
- the LOC123051798 gene encoding uncharacterized protein isoform X3: MAPAAQEQWYIMYAVPDVSEDVMKPQKFPNATFFFNKVPLPSRLFVESSVASPAGIVEYPYIAAADRSGHLLLCGYTSFGLTFYICDPFFRRTMGIFPHDGGFNCRHCVGLIRNHNRRLLMVADLTPCFFEEDVFFTLFCTVDLYSWVEKEPDCSKILDKQQWRGDGVLTHEGLLWWFDFSYCILACDPFDDKPVLYQIKFPHVQHELPFAPSTINGDIHRCLKVSEGSLRYVQIHGPRHEPVVSMWTLSSNNPSEAQWKPTHEVRLAGIWNHETYKRTPLHRDVIPTVALVNPMKAHEVYFFLDKHIFSVNLQNSSVVQYEKFEDLGMPDLSSRLVHAWQFPPELTEYHHVPGTDVLGATGVYFLNQYDSVEDFHEEVIAATDRSGGT; this comes from the exons ATGGCCCCGGCGGCGCAGGAGCAGTGGTACATCATGTACGCTGTTCCGGATGTGTCGGAAGATGTGATGAAGCCCCAGAAATTCCCCAACGCGACGTTCTTCTTCAACAAGGTTCCGCTACCTTCCCGCCTATTCGTCGAGAGTAGCGTCGCCAGCCCCGCCGGAATAGTCGAGTACCCCTACATCGCGGCTGCCGACCGCAGCGGCCACCTTCTGCTATGCGGTTACACCTCGTTCGGGCTCACCTTCTACATCTGCGATCCGTTTTTCCGCAGGACGATGGGCATCTTCCCCCACGACGGCGGCTTCAACTGCCGCCACTGCGTTGGCCTCATCCGCAATCACAACCGCAGGCTTCTCATGGTGGCCGATCTCACCCCGTGCTTTTTCGAAGAAGATGTCTTCTTCACGCTCTTCTGCACGGTCGACTTGTACTCGTGGGTCGAGAAGGAGCCCGACTGCTCGAAAATCTTGGATAAACAACAGTGGCGCGGTGATGGCGTTCTCACTCATGAAGGTTTGCTCTGGTGGTTCGACTTCTCCTACTGTATACTTGCCTGCGACCCCTTCGACGATAAACCGGTGCTTTACCAAATCAAGTTCCCGCATGTACAACACGAGCTGCCCTTTGCACCGTCCACAATCAACGGTGACATACACCGCTGCTTAAAGGTGAGCGAAGGCAGCCTGCGGTACGTGCAGATCCATGGCCCCAGACACGAACCGGTGGTCAGCATGTGGACGCTGTCCTCCAACAATCCGTCAGAGGCGCAATGGAAGCCGACGCACGAAGTGAGGTTGGCTGGGATCTGGAACCATGAGACCTACAAAAGGACGCCGCTGCACCGGGATGTGATCCCCACTGTGGCGCTTGTCAACCCGATGAAGGCACACGAGGTCTACTTCTTCCTGGACAAGCACATCTTCTCTGTCAACCTGCAGAACAGTAGTGTGGTGCAGTATGAGAAGTTTGAAGATTTGGGGATGCCGGACCTCTCCTCCCGCCTGGTCCATGCTTGGCagtttccaccggagctcaccgaATATCATCACGTGCCTG GAACTGATGTGTTGGGTGCCACGGGGGTTTATTTCCTGAATCAATATGACTCAGTGGAGGATTTCCATGAAGAAGTGATTGCTGCCACAGACAG GTCTGGAGGAACTTGA
- the LOC123051798 gene encoding uncharacterized protein isoform X2, producing MAPAAQEQWYIMYAVPDVSEDVMKPQKFPNATFFFNKVPLPSRLFVESSVASPAGIVETMGIFPHDGGFNCRHCVGLIRNHNRRLLMVADLTPCFFEEDVFFTLFCTVDLYSWVEKEPDCSKILDKQQWRGDGVLTHEGLLWWFDFSYCILACDPFDDKPVLYQIKFPHVQHELPFAPSTINGDIHRCLKVSEGSLRYVQIHGPRHEPVVSMWTLSSNNPSEAQWKPTHEVRLAGIWNHETYKRTPLHRDVIPTVALVNPMKAHEVYFFLDKHIFSVNLQNSSVVQYEKFEDLGMPDLSSRLVHAWQFPPELTEYHHVPGTDVLGATGVYFLNQYDSVEDFHEEVIAATDRWCPELHEMGLEELEDGDDDASEMSEDLEGDGDDSETSGDDSEISEDDVEEDGDED from the exons ATGGCCCCGGCGGCGCAGGAGCAGTGGTACATCATGTACGCTGTTCCGGATGTGTCGGAAGATGTGATGAAGCCCCAGAAATTCCCCAACGCGACGTTCTTCTTCAACAAGGTTCCGCTACCTTCCCGCCTATTCGTCGAGAGTAGCGTCGCCAGCCCCGCCGGAATAGTCGA GACGATGGGCATCTTCCCCCACGACGGCGGCTTCAACTGCCGCCACTGCGTTGGCCTCATCCGCAATCACAACCGCAGGCTTCTCATGGTGGCCGATCTCACCCCGTGCTTTTTCGAAGAAGATGTCTTCTTCACGCTCTTCTGCACGGTCGACTTGTACTCGTGGGTCGAGAAGGAGCCCGACTGCTCGAAAATCTTGGATAAACAACAGTGGCGCGGTGATGGCGTTCTCACTCATGAAGGTTTGCTCTGGTGGTTCGACTTCTCCTACTGTATACTTGCCTGCGACCCCTTCGACGATAAACCGGTGCTTTACCAAATCAAGTTCCCGCATGTACAACACGAGCTGCCCTTTGCACCGTCCACAATCAACGGTGACATACACCGCTGCTTAAAGGTGAGCGAAGGCAGCCTGCGGTACGTGCAGATCCATGGCCCCAGACACGAACCGGTGGTCAGCATGTGGACGCTGTCCTCCAACAATCCGTCAGAGGCGCAATGGAAGCCGACGCACGAAGTGAGGTTGGCTGGGATCTGGAACCATGAGACCTACAAAAGGACGCCGCTGCACCGGGATGTGATCCCCACTGTGGCGCTTGTCAACCCGATGAAGGCACACGAGGTCTACTTCTTCCTGGACAAGCACATCTTCTCTGTCAACCTGCAGAACAGTAGTGTGGTGCAGTATGAGAAGTTTGAAGATTTGGGGATGCCGGACCTCTCCTCCCGCCTGGTCCATGCTTGGCagtttccaccggagctcaccgaATATCATCACGTGCCTG GAACTGATGTGTTGGGTGCCACGGGGGTTTATTTCCTGAATCAATATGACTCAGTGGAGGATTTCCATGAAGAAGTGATTGCTGCCACAGACAG GTGGTGTCCCGAATTGCATGAGATGG GTCTGGAGGAACTTGAAGATGGAGATGATGATGCCTCTGAGATGAGTGAGGATCTTGAAGGGGATGGAGATGACTCTGAGACGAGTGGGGATGACTCCGAGATCAGTGAGGACGATGTCGAAGAGGACGGAGATGAAGACTGA